In a genomic window of Anomalospiza imberbis isolate Cuckoo-Finch-1a 21T00152 chromosome 5, ASM3175350v1, whole genome shotgun sequence:
- the SAMM50 gene encoding sorting and assembly machinery component 50 homolog, with protein MGAGRGRCHGRPRAAALSAPSPRSRRGRARAAAAMGTVHARSLEPLPMAGPDFGALGEEAELVEVEPESKQEILENKDVVVQHVHFDGLGRTKDDIIMYEISDVFKAKNLIDVMRKSHEAREKLLRLGIFRQVDVLIDTCQGDDALPNGLDVTFEVTELRRLTGSYNTMVGNNEGSMVLGLKFPNLLGRAEKVTFQFSYGTKETSYGLSFFKPRPGNFERNFSVNVYKVTGQFPWSSLRETDRGISTEFNFPIWKTNHTLKWEGVWRELGCLARTASFSVREESGHSLKSSLSHAMVIDSRNSSILPKRGALLKINQELAGYAGGDVSFLKEDFEFQLNKQLLWDSVVSASFWGGMLVPIGDKPSSIADRFYLGGPTSVRGFSMYSIGPQSEGDYLGGEAYWAGGVHLYTPLPFRPGRGGFGDLFRTHFFLNAGNLCNLNYGDGPRAHLQRLAECIRWSYGAGVVLRLGNIARLELNYCFPMGVQAGDRICDGVQFGAGIRFL; from the exons ATGGGCGCCGGGCGGGGCCGCTGTCATGGCCGCCCCCGCGCTGCGGCCCTGAGCGCCCCGAGCCCCCGGAGCCGCCGAGGCCgtgcccgcgccgccgccgccatgggCACCGTGCACGCCCGG AGTTTGGAGCCTCTTCCAATGGCTGGGCCAGACTTTGGTGCCTTGGGAGAGGAAGCTGAACTGGTTGAAGTTGAACCTGAGAGCAAACAGGAAATTCTTGAAAACAAAGAT GTGGTGGTTCAGCATGTGCACTTTGATGGACTTGGAAGGACCAAAGATGACATCATCATGTATGAAATCTCTGATGTTTTCAAGGCAAAAAATCTCATTGAT GTGATGAGAAAATCACATGAAGCTCGTGAGAAGTTGCTTCGTCTCGGAATCTTTAGACAGGTGGATGTTCTGATTGATACCTGCCAAG gAGATGATGCCCTTCCAAATGGTTTAGATGTGACCTTTGAGGTAACAGAATTGAGAAGGTTAACTGGGAGCTATAACACCATGGTTGGCAACAATGAAGGCAGCATG gtGCTTGGGCTCAAGTTCCCAAATCTCCTTGGACGTGCAGAAAAGGTGACCTTCCAGTTCTCCTATGGAACAAAGGAAACTTCATATGGCCTGTCCTTCTTCAAGCCACGGCCTGGAAACTTTGAAAGAAA TTTTTCAGTTAATGTATACAAAGTGACTGGACAGTTCCCCTGGAGCTCTCTTCGAGAAACAGACAGAGGAATATCAACAGAATTTAAT TTTCCCATCTGGAAGACCAATCACACACTGAAGTGGGAAGGTGTGTGGAGAGAGCTTGGCTGCCTTGCTAGAACAGCATCCTTTTCTGTTCGAGAGGAAAGTGGACACTCTCTAAAATCTTCTCTCTCT cATGCCATGGTAATTGATTCCCGCAACTCCTCAATCTTGCCAAAACGAGGTGCTTTGCTGAAAATTAATCAG GAGTTGGCTGGCTATGCAGGTGGAGATGTGAGCTTTCTGAAAGAGGATTTTGAATTTCAGTTGAATAAGCAACTTCTCTGGGATTCG GTTGTTTCAGCATCATTCTGGGGCGGAATGCTGGTACCTATTGGAGACAAGCCATCCAGTATAGCTGACAG GTTTTACCTTGGTGGACCAACAAGTGTGCGTGGATTCAGTATGTACAGCATTGGACCCCAGAGTGAAG GTGATTATTTGGGAGGAGAAGCCTACTGGGCTGGAGGGGTGCATCTCTACACCCCTCTCCCTTTCCGGCCTGGCCGCGGAGGGTTTGGAGACCTTTTCCGAACACATTTCTTCCTTAATGCTGGAAATCTCTGCAATCTCAACTATG GTGACGGTCCCAGGGCGCACCTGCAGAGGCTGGCAGAGTGCATCCGCTGGTCCTACGGCGCGGGAGTAGTGCTGCGCCTGGGAAACATCGCCAGGCTGGAGCTCAACTACTGCTTCCCCATGGGAGTACAGGCTGGAGACAG gaTATGTGATGGTGTTCAGTTTGGAGCAGGAATAAGATTTCTATAA